A genomic window from Diospyros lotus cultivar Yz01 chromosome 2, ASM1463336v1, whole genome shotgun sequence includes:
- the LOC127795213 gene encoding caffeoylshikimate esterase-like: MAHPILEANENSPFGGLTREEFHKKHHILHQECFMLNKKSMKIFTQSWQPDPSPGQLRGLVAMIHGYMDESSWLNQLTAVGIAKAGFYVCALDLPGHGYSDGPKNHIPDIQPVVEDCIQFFDSVRGNRPNLPAFLFGQSLGGAIATLICLKQKSEWSGLVLDGAMCGVSKKFKPIWPLEELLPVAAFIAPTWQIAVTECPLKKSHKEEWKRKLIKKNPNHLANRKVTAASALEFLRVCDHITRNCHGLEVPVLLVHGGEDKICDPKSASLFHDSVRSKDKTLKIFAGMWHMFLGEPNETVEFVFGTILSWIGERADKATQPEASLVEK; encoded by the coding sequence ATGGCTCACCCAATACTTGAAGCCAACGAAAACAGCCCCTTTGGAGGCCTCACAAGGGAAGAGTTCCACAAGAAACACCACATACTCCACCAAGAATGCTTCATGTTGAACAAGAAAAGCATGAAAATATTCACTCAGTCCTGGCAGCCTGACCCGAGCCCAGGCCAGTTACGAGGGCTCGTGGCCATGATCCACGGGTACATGGATGAAAGCAGCTGGTTAAATCAGCTAACGGCAGTGGGTATAGCTAAAGCTGGATTCTATGTTTGTGCACTTGACCTCCCAGGCCATGGCTACTCCGATGGCCCCAAAAACCACATCCCGGATATCCAGCCTGTGGTTGAGGACTGCATCCAGTTCTTTGACTCTGTCAGGGGAAACCGCCCAAATCTCCCAGCTTTCCTGTTTGGCCAATCTCTAGGAGGGGCCATAGCCACACTAATATGCCTAAAACAAAAGAGTGAGTGGAGTGGCCTGGTTCTAGATGGAGCTATGTGTGGGGTTTCAAAGAAGTTCAAGCCAATTTGGCCTCTGGAGGAGCTGCTGCCTGTGGCTGCTTTCATTGCACCCACTTGGCAAATAGCAGTCACAGAGTGCCCTTTGAAGAAGTCACACAAGGAGGAGTGGAAGAGGAAGCTGATCAAGAAGAACCCAAACCACTTGGCCAATCGCAAGGTGACTGCGGCTAGCGCACTGGAGTTTCTGAGAGTCTGTGACCACATAACTAGGAACTGCCATGGACTGGAAGTTCCTGTTCTGTTGGTGCATGGTGGGGAAGACAAGATTTGTGATCCCAAATCAGCAAGTCTGTTCCATGATTCAGTGAGAAGTAAGGACAAGACTCTGAAGATTTTTGCAGGTATGTGGCATATGTTCCTTGGTGAGCCAAATGAGACTGTTGAGTTTGTGTTTGGGACTATACTCTCATGGATTGGAGAAAGGGCAGACAAAGCTACTCAGCCAGAAGCCTCCTTGGTTGAGAAGTAG
- the LOC127794641 gene encoding uncharacterized protein LOC127794641 — protein MMNYWRYGGASAVYLPLIVILLAGRSECRELRPADHGLETQSNATAITEDSPEMLSFFGGASTWTAAANMPLPEAKNMSGEASWWRQQHRSGGGWKDHWRKGLVVATVACGATGIGFLLVAALLFFFQYQKKRSGGSAK, from the coding sequence atGATGAATTATTGGCGGTACGGTGGCGCTTCGGCAGTGTACTTGCCGTTGATAGTGATCCTCCTCGCAGGACGATCGGAGTGCCGGGAACTCAGGCCGGCGGACCACGGACTGGAGACTCAGAGCAATGCGACGGCGATCACGGAGGATTCGCCGGAAATGCTGTCGTTCTTCGGCGGAGCGAGCACGTGGACTGCGGCGGCGAACATGCCTTTGCCGGAGGCGAAGAACATGAGCGGCGAGGCGTCATGGTGGCGGCAGCAGCACAGATCCGGCGGTGGATGGAAGGATCACTGGAGGAAGGGCCTGGTGGTGGCTACCGTGGCGTGCGGAGCGACCGGAATTGGTTTTCTGCTCGTAGCGGCGTTGCTTTTCTTCTTTCAGTACCAAAAGAAAAGGTCCGGTGGAAGCGCCAAGTag
- the LOC127794463 gene encoding ADP-ribosylation factor GTPase-activating protein AGD12-like has translation MSKPSPGTLRSSAGKRRLQELLRQSDNRFCADCGAPDPKWASANIGVFICLKCCGVHRSLGVHISKVLSVTLDEWSDDEIEAMIEVGGNASANSIYEVSIPQGYSKPGPDSCNDERVKFIRSKYELQEFLKPSLRILSGSSKSNSIQSSSSKSIMESFQSPFSSQKTEGMVEFIGLLKIKVLKGTNLAVRDMLSSDPYVVLTLGQQKAQTSVRKSNLNPVWNEELMLSVPQNYGPLKVEVYDHDTFSADDVMGEAEVDIQPMITSAMAYGDPEMFGNMQIGKWLKSHDNALKEDSIVNIVDGKVKQEIFLKLQNVESGELDLELEWIALDQ, from the exons ATGAGTAAACCTTCACCAGGGACATTGAGGTCATCCGCAG GTAAAAGAAGGTTGCAAGAGTTATTGCGTCAAAGTGATAATCGTTTCTGTGCTGATTGTGGTGCTCCAGACCCCAAGTGGGC GTCAGCCAATATTGGGGTGTTTATATGCTTAAAATGCTGTGGTGTGCACAGAAGCCTTGGTGTACATATCTCAAAG GTGTTGTCTGTGACATTAGATGAATGGTCTGATGATGAAATTGAAGCAATGATTGAGGTTGGAGGGAATGCTTCTGCTAATTCCATCTATGAGGTTTCTATTCCTCAGGGGTACTCAAAGCCTGGGCCTGATTCTTGTAATGATGAACGTGTAAAGTTTATCAG GTCTAAGTATGAGCTGCAAGAATTTTTGAAACCTAGCTTGCGGATCTTGTCAGGATCTTCCAAAAGTAACTCTATTCAATCAAGTTCATCCAAATCGATTATGGAGAGTTTTCAAAGTCCATTTTCATCACAGAAAACG GAAGGCATGGTGGAATTTATTGGATTGTTGAAGATAAAAGTATTAAAAGGCACAAATTTAGCAGTCAGAGACATGCTATCAAGTGATCCTTACGTTGTCTTGACTCTTGGCCAGCAG AAAGCTCAAACAAGTGTAAGGAAGAGCAACTTGAATCCTGTTTGGAATGAGGAACTCATGCTTTCAGTTCCTCAGAATTATGGACCCTTAAAAGTG GAAGTGTACGATCATGACACGTTCTCAGCTGATGATGTTATGGGGGAAGCTGAGGTCGATATCCAACCAATGATAACCTCAGCAATGGCATATGGTGATCCCGAAATGTTTGGGAACATGCAGATTGGGAAATGGCTGAAGTCGCATGACAATGCCCTCAAAGAGGACAGCATTGTAAACATAGTTGATGGCAAGGTGAAGCAGGAAATATTCCTCAAGCTCCAGAATGTGGAGTCCGGAGAGCTAGATCTAGAACTAGAGTGGATAGCGCTTGATCAATAG